From the Oryza glaberrima chromosome 5, OglaRS2, whole genome shotgun sequence genome, one window contains:
- the LOC127774778 gene encoding senescence-associated protein OSA15, chloroplastic: MATRIPGTVAASGVYYNDQYRMPCKLKGIHCMALNCIPQKAKVRKCMNGYQSTFRFCVNEKNGQTTGQSNGSLIQQGQNFRCHSYGSHNSSETKECSLEDGTDSYRDFEEHSRGASQFSDNQVAAKKKSVKSSQGLAEACKFVYNDAKFVNERAQNDILLLSRGITRLNKRACQDVAVLGSGFLKLDARARKDTKKIDHSVKERAARLTHFARILKEQAQSDLKKAADQHWSDGALEADLRRADSVVRRRAMEDAFMALKFVRDIHDMMANRLQEQFAKDGSSSPANSRSFITLEKNGNTFELFPHEVSTDQITAIEQAYWSMASALSEADGIDYTDPEELELLVATLIDLDAMDGKKSVSLLAECSSSPDVNTRKALANALAAAPSMWILGNAGMGALQRLAQDSNYAVARAATRAINELTKQWELEEGDSLRFVLNQNMVSKETADDSAAADDTR, translated from the exons ATGGCTACTCGCATTCCTGGTACTGTAGCAGCTAGCGGGGTGTACTACAATGATCAATACAGAATGCCATGTAAGCTGAAAGGAATTCATTGCATGGCATTGAATTGTATACCGCAAAAAGCGAAGGTAAGGAAGTGCATGAATGGATACCAATCAACATTCAGGTTTTGTGTAAATGAGAAAAATGGACAAACCACCGGGCAGTCAAATGGTTCCTTGATCCAACAAGGCCAGAATTTCCGGTGTCATTCTTATGGTTCTCATAACAGCAGTGAAACTAAAGAGTGCAGCCTTGAAGATGGCACTGATTCATACAG GGATTTTGAAGAACATTCAAGAGGAGCCTCCCAATTTTCAGATAATCAAGTTGCAGCAAAGAAAAAATCAGTCAAATCTAGTCAAGGGTTGGCTGAAGCTTGCAAATTTGTTTACAACGATGCAAAATTTGTGAATGAAAGAGCTCAAAATGATATTCTCTTGCTTTCACG TGGCATAACAAGGCTGAACAAACGTGCGTGCCAGGATGTTGCTGTTTTAGGGTCAGGATTTCTCAAGCTTGATG CTCGTGCAAGGAAGGACACTAAAAAAATTGACCACAGTGTGAAGGAAAGGGCAGCGCGGCTTACCCATTTTGCGAGA ATATTAAAGGAACAGGCTCAGTCAGACTTGAAGAAAGCAGCAGATCAGCATTGGAGCGATGGTGCTTTGGAG GCAGATCTGCGACGAGCTGACTCGGTTGTTAGACGACGTGCCATGGAAGATGCTTTCATGGCTTTAAAG TTTGTTCGGGATATCCATGACATGATGGCAAACAGATTACAAGAGCA ATTCGCAAAGGATGGTTCCTCTTCTCCTGCTAATTCAAGAAGTTTCATCACCCTTGAGAAAAATGGAAATACCTTCGAGCTGTTTCCTCATGAAGTTTCAACGGACCAGATTACTGCCATAGAG CAAGCATACTGGAGTATGGCATCTGCGTTGTCTGAGGCTGATGGTATCGACTACACAGATCCTGAggag CTTGAGTTGTTAGTAGCAACTCTCATTGACCTGGACGCCATGGATGGGAAAAAGAGTGTTTCCTTACTTGCTGAATGTTCAAGCTCTCCAGATGTTAATACCAG GAAAGCTTTAGCTAATGCACTGGCTGCAGCTCCATCCATGTGGATTCTTGGAAATGCTGGGATGGGTGCATTACAG AGATTGGCTCAAGATTCCAATTATGCTGTAGCCAGGGCTGCAACAAGAGCCATCAATGAACTCACAAAGCAATGGGAGCTTGAAGAAGGTGACAGCCTGAGGTTTGTACTGAATCAAAATATGGTTTCTAAAGAGACAGCCGATGACAGTGCAGCAGCAGATGACACCAGGTGA